The Manis javanica isolate MJ-LG chromosome 2, MJ_LKY, whole genome shotgun sequence genome contains a region encoding:
- the IER5L gene encoding immediate early response gene 5-like protein: MECALDAQSLISISLRKIHSSRTQRGGIKLHKNLLVSYVLRNARQLYLSERYAELCRRQQQPPHQHQHPAYAAPGMPTSAADFGPLQLGGGDAEAREPAARHQLHQLHQLHLQQQLHPHPAPRGCAAAVGALAELPGGASLQPPHGAPHRGQPLEPLQPGPAPMPPPAPAALCPRDPRASAACSAPSAPPGAAPQAVAAASPPASPAPASSSGFYRGAYPAPSDFGVHCSSQTTVLDLDTHVVTTVENGYLHQDCCAAAHCPCCGQGAPGPGLASAAGCKRKYYPGQEEEDDEDEDAGDLGAEPPGGAPFAPCKRARFEDFCPDPSPDASNISNLISIFGSGFSGLVSRQPDSSEQPPPLNGQLCAKQALASLGAWTRAIVAF; the protein is encoded by the coding sequence ATGGAGTGCGCCCTGGACGCCCAGAGCCTGATCAGCATCTCCCTGCGCAAGATCCACAGCTCCCGGACCCAGCGCGGCGGCATCAAGCTGCACAAGAACCTCCTGGTGTCCTACGTGCTCCGCAACGCGCGCCAGCTCTACCTGAGCGAGCGCTACGCCGAGCTCTGTCGGCGCCAGCAGCAGCCGCCCCACCAGCACCAGCACCCGGCGTACGCAGCGCCCGGCATGCCGACCAGCGCGGCCGATTTCGGGCCGCTCCAACTCGGCGGCGGCGACGCGGAGGCGCGCGAGCCGGCCGCCCGGCACCAGCTGCACCAGCTCCACCAGCTGCACCTCCAGCAGCAGCTGCACCCGCACCCGGCGCCCAGGGGCTGCGCGGCGGCGGTCGGGGCGCTCGCGGAGCTGCCCGGGGGCGCCTCGCTCCAGCCGCCTCACGGCGCACCCCACCGCGGGCAGCCCTTGGAGCCGCTGCAGCCGGGTCCTGCGCCGATgccgccgcccgcgcccgccgCGCTCTGCCCGCGGGACCCTCGCGCCTCCGCTGCCTGCTCCGCGCCCTCTGCGCCCCCAGGGGCCGCCCCCCAGGCCGTAGCCGCCGCCTCCCCGCCCGCCTCCCCGGCCCCCGCCTCCTCCTCCGGCTTCTACCGGGGCGCGTACCCGGCCCCCTCGGACTTCGGCGTGCACTGCAGCAGCCAGACCACCGTGCTGGACCTGGACACTCACGTGGTGACCACGGTGGAGAACGGCTACTTGCACCAGGACTGCTGCGCCGCCGCCCACTGCCCCTGCTGTGGCCAGGGAGCCCCGGGACCCGGCCTGGCGTCCGCGGCCGGTTGCAAGCGCAAGTATTACCCCGGCCAGGAGGAGGAAGACGACGAGGACGAGGACGCGGGCGATTTGGGCGCGGAGCCCCCCGGGGGCGCCCCGTTCGCGCCCTGCAAGCGCGCCCGCTTCGAGGACTTCTGCCCCGACCCGTCCCCGGACGCGTCCAACATCTCAAACTTGATCTCCATCTTTGGCTCGGGCTTCTCCGGGCTGGTGAGCCGACAGCCGGACTCCTCGGAGCAACCGCCGCCGCTCAACGGGCAGCTGTGCGCCAAGCAGGCGCTCGCCAGCCTCGGCGCCTGGACTCGAGCCATTGTCGCCTTCTAG